The window CCGCTCTCGCGCAGGGTGGCCTTGATCAGCGAGTGCCCGGTGCGCGACATCTGCGGCCGCCCGCCGGCCGCCTCGATGACGTGCTTGAGGTGCATGCTGCATTTAACGTCGAAGACCACTGGCTCACCGGGGCGACGGCTGAGCACGTCGCGGGCGTAGAGCATCAGCTGGCGGTCGGGCCAGATGATGTTCCCCGCCGAGTCGACGACGCCGAGGCGATCCCCGTCGCCGTCGAAGGCCAGCCCGAGATCGGCACCGCTGTCACGGACGCGACCGATGAGCGTCTCCAGGTTGTGCGGCTCCGCCGGGTCCGGGTGGTGGTTGGGGAAATCGCCGTCGACCTCGCAGAAGAGCGCCTCGACCTGGCAGCCGAGGGCCTCGAAGAGGCGCGGCGCCACCGCCCCGGCCACCCCGTTGCCGGCATCCAGGACCAGGCGCAGCGGCCGCGCCGGGCGGATGTCGCCCGCGATGCGCGCCAGGTAGCGTTCCACCAGGTCCGTGCGTGTCTCCACGCAACCCTCGCCCTCGGCCAGGCAGCCGTCCTGTATGCGCCGGTAGAGCGCCGTGATGGCCTCACCGGAGAGGGTGTCGCCGGCGACCATGATCTTCAGGCCGTTGTATTCCGGCGGGTTGTGGCTGCCGGTGATCATCACCCCGGAGCCGGTCTCCAGCTCGTGGGTGGCGAAGTACATGACCGGGGTGGGGGCCTGGCCGATGTCGATGACGTCGCAGCCGGCGTCGTTCATGCCGGCCGCCACCGCCGCGGCCAGCTCGGCGCTGGAGTGGCGGCCATCGCGGCCGACCACCAAGCGGCGGACACCGCGTTCGCGCGCCTCGCTGCCCACTGCCCGCCCCACCCAGCGGACGATGTCGGCATCCAGGGTCTCGCCCACCACGCCGCGGACGTCGTAGGCACGAAAGATCGATGCGGGTACCTGCGCTGCGCTCACGGGCGCCTCCTTGTCATCGTCATCCTGCGGGGATGCCCCCGCGTCATAGCGTACCGCTGTGGCCGAAGCCACCCTCACCTCGCTCGGTGGTGGCGGAAAAGCCCGAGACGTAATCCAGCGTAACCTGCACCACCGGCTGGAAGAGCAGCTGCGCGATGCGCTCCCCCGGCGTGATCGTATACGGCTCGGTCCCGTCGTGGGCAAGGATCACCCCGATCTCCCCATGGTAGTCGGAATCGATGACCCCGATACCCTGGGCCACACGCAGACCGTGCTTGAGCGATAGCCCCGAGCGCGAGGCCACGACGCCGACCAGGCCCGGATCGTGGATGTTCACGGCCAGCCCGGTGCCGATCAGCTGCCGCCCGCGCGGCTCGAGCACCAACGGCTCGGACAGGCAGGCGCGCAGATCGATGGCCGCCGAACCGTCGGTGGCGTAATCGGGCAGCGGGATCTCGCTGCCGAGGCGTGCGTCGACGATGCGTGCTTCGATCTTACGGTGCATGGGTACTCCTCGCTGCCTCCGCGAACCCGGCGCGCTCGGCCACGATCTGCAGCAGCTCCCGGGCAAGGGCCGTCTTGGGCTGCTCGGCCAGGGCGACGCCGCCGTCGGGCCAGAGGACTTCCAGGGCGTTGTGGTCGGTATCGAACCCCTGCCCCGGACCGACGCGGTTGGCGGCGATCAGGTCGAGGTCCTTGTTGTTGAGCTTACGCCGGGCGTATTCAGCAACGCGCTCGGTCTCCGCGGCAAACCCCACCACGAAGGGGCGCGGCCTGCGCGCCGCCACGGCGCGCAGGGTATCCGGCGTCGGCTCCAGGGCCAGGGTCAGCGCGTCACCGCCTTTCTTGATCTTCTCGGGCGCCTCGTGCTCGGGCCGGTAGTCGCTCACCGCAGCGGCGGCGATGAAGCAGTCCGCCTCGTCGATCCGGCCGAGCACAGCGTCGTACATCTGCCCGGCGCGTTCGACATCGATACGCTCCACGCCCGGCGGCGTGGCCAGGGCGGCGGGCCCGGCAACCAGGATCACCCGGGCTCCAGCCTCGCGGGCGGCCGCCGCCAGCGCGAAGCCCATCCGCCCGGAGCTGCGGTTGGTCAGGTAGCGCACCGGATCCAGGGGCTCGCGGGTCGGGCCGGCGGTGATCAACACGGTGCGCCCGGCCCACGCGCCCCCCGGGGCACCGCCGGCATCGAGCAACGCCGCGGCGATGCGCGCCGGATCGGACATGCGCCCCTCGCCGAACTCACCGCAGGCCTGCTCGCCGTACTCGGGGCCGATGCACGCCACGCCCCGGCGATGCAGCACCGCCAGGTTCTCGCGGGTCGGCACCGCCTCCCACATGACGTTGTTCATGGCCGGAGCCACGGTGATCGGCGCACGGGTGGCCAGGCACAGCGCCGCCGGCAGGTCGTCTGCCCGCCCCTGAGCCAGTCGCGCCAGGAAATCGGCGGTGGCCGGCGCGACGACGATGCGATCGGGCCAGCGCGCCAGCTCGATGTGGCCCATGGCCGCCTCGGCCTCCGCGTCGAGCAGATCCGTGTGGACGCGCTGACCGGAAAGGGCCTGAAAGGTCAGCGGCGTGATGAAGCGCTGCGCGGCGGCGGTCATCGCCACACGCACTTCGGCGCCGCCGCGGCGCAGTTCGCGGACCAACTCGGCGGCCTTGTAAGCGGCGATCCCGCCGCTCACCACGAGCAGGATGCGGATGGTTCGGCTCGGCAAAGACATACGCGTATTGTCGCAGATCCGTGCAGCCAGCGCGCTACTGCGCTACACCGCTAGCGGGCGGGGTTGAATCCCGACCCGCATTCTATAGTGTCATCCCAGTGGGGACAGGGGATTAACCCGAGGAGGCACCATGAGTCGAGAGCACGCGCACGCTGAGCAGACCCAACACGACGACCATTCACCGGAGGTCGGCACCGCGCCCGCACAAGGGCAGGAGGCCGAAGGCAGCGCCCTGGGGCGAATGTTCGGGGCGACGGACGAGAACGCCTTCGACAGCTACGAGGAACTGGATGCCCACATCAAGCGCACGGAGTCCGCGGCGATGGTGCGCCTGATCGGCGCACCGGCGGCGGCCATGGTGGTCCTGCTGGGCCTGCATCTGGTCGGCGCCCACCAGCTGGCCATCGCCCTGGCCTTCCCGGTGCTTTTCATCGTGGCGATCTTCATGATGACGGCCAACATCAACCGCTACCAGGCGCGGCGCCTCAAGCGCGTACGCGACAACTGGGCAGCGGAATAGCCGCGGGGGCGTCGCCGCGCCGCGGCGGCGCCCGCCGACAATTCGTTCACACGACGCCGCCAGGGAGGGCAGTGTCATGTCGATCCGTTCGTGGCCGCGGGACGAGCGGCCCCGCGAGCGGCTCATCCAGCGCGGACCCCAGGCGCTTTCGGATGCGGAGCTGCTCGCCATTTTCCTGCGCACCGGGCGCCGCGGCCAGTCCGCGGTGGAGCTGGCCCGCGAGCTGCTCGCTGCGTTCAGCGGCCTGCGCGGCCTGCTCGAGGCCGATCGCGAGACCTTCGCCGCCCGGCCCGGACTGGGCGACGCCAAGTACGCGCAGATGCAGGCGGCCTTGGAGATCGCCCGGCGCCACTTGGGCCAAGCGTTACAGCGTGGCCCCACCCTCAGCAGCCCGGCGCAGACGCGCACCTACCTCACCGCACTGCTGCGCGACCACCCCAGCGAGGTCTTCGGCGGGCTGTTCCTGGACAACCGCCACCGGGTGATCGGCTACGAGGAACTCTTCCGCGGGACCATCGACGGCGCCAGCGTCTATCCGCGCGAGCTGGTGCGACGCGCCCTGGCCCATAACGCGGCAGCGGTGATCGTCGCCCACAACCACCCCTCGGGCGTCGCCGAGCCGAGCGCGGCGGACGAAGCCCTGACGCACCGCCTGCGCGAGGCCCTGGGACTGGTGGACGTCCGTCTACTGGATCACTTCGTGGTAGGGGACGGCGAGCCGGTCTCCCTCGCCGAGCGGGGTGTGCTTTAGCGGATGGACGAGGTGCCGCGGGGCGGGAGGCTCCGGAGCTCGACGGCTCAGGCGCTGACCGCCCCGCGCAGCTTGCCGATGGCGTTCTTTTCGAGCTGACGGATGCGCTCGGCGGACACGCCGTAGTGGTCGGCCAGTTCCTGCAGGGTCTGGCGCTCCTCCTCCAGCCAGCGGGCACGCAGGATGTGCCGGCTGCGCTCGTCGAGCTGCGCCAGCGCCTGATGCAGGGTGTCGTCCTGGTGGGTCCCCCAGTCGCTGCTCTCGACCACCTCGGCCGGGTCGAAGCGGCGGTCCTCCAGGTAGGCCACCGGGGCACGCACCTGCTCCTCCTCGTCCTCGGAGACCAGCGGGTCGAAGCCGAGGTCCTGCCCCGAGAGGCGCGACTCCATCTCGAGGACCGTCTCCGGCTGCACGCCGAGATCACGGGCCACCGCATTGACCTCGTCGCGGTTCATCCAGCCCAGCCGCTTCTTGGCACCGCGCAGGTTGAAGAACAGCTTGCGCTGCGCCTTGGTGGTGGCCACCTTGACGATGCGCCAGTTGCGCAGGATGAACTCGTGGATCTCGGCCCGGATCCAGTGGACCGCGAAGGAGACCAGGCGGACACCGACGTCCGGATCGAAGCGCTTGACGGCCTTCATCAGGCCAATGTTGCCCTCCTGGATCAGGTCGCCGAGGGCCAATCCGTAGCCCCGGTAACCCCGGGCCACGTGGACGACGAAGCGAAGGTGCGAGAGCACCAGCTGCCGCGCTGCTTCGAGATCCCCTTCGTACTGGCAGCGCCGCGCCAGCTCGTACTCCTCGTCGGCATCAAGCACCGGGATCTGGCTCACCGCCTGGATGTACGCGTCTTCGCTGCTCGTCGGCAGCGGCAGATTCGCGTTACCCGCCGTAACCAGTGCCGTGCTCATACGCGCCTTCTCCTCCAACCTGACCGAGTCTCCTCTTTTGTTTTGCCGGGTTTCGCTGCCCGCACCATTCTTGGGGCAACTGGGGTCGGGACCGGAGGATTTCAAGGGACGGCCCCGCGACCGGATGCCGCATATTATAAAGCATTCAGCGGGCCATGACGATTCACCGCGGTTCGATGGCGCTCAGGTGGCGGGCCACGGCGGTCCACGCCCCCAGTACGCCGAGGACGGCGCCGCCGAGCAGCAGGAGCAGGCCGTTGGCCACCCCCAGCCCACTGAGGGTGAACTCGGTGCCGTAGGCGGCCGCCAGCCGGCTGGCCGGCCCGGCCAGGGCCCAACGACCGAGTTCGGTGAGCACCCAGGCCAGCACCCCGCCGAGCACTCCGTAGCCGAGGCCCTCGTAGAGGAACGGCCGGCGCACGAAACCGTCCCCCCCGCCGATGAGCTTGATGATCTCGATCTCGTGGCGCCGGCTCTCGATGGTGAGGCGGATGGTGTTGCCGATGACCAGGATCACCGCCAGCGCCAGCAGCACCCCGACCGACCAGAGCGCCCGCTCGGCCAGGGTCATCATGGCGTGCAGACGCTCCACCCACTCCTGGTCGAGGCGCATGCGCACCACGGCCGGGTCGTCGGCCAGCGACTCGGCCAGCTCGGCCACCGCCCCGGGATCGAGGCCGCGGTCAGCGGTCACCACGAGCACCGGCGGTAGCGGGTTCTCGTCAAGCAACTCCAGCACGGCATCGAAGTCGGTGCCGGCCCGAAACTCCTCCAGCGCCGCATCCGGTGTCACCGGCTCCACGCCGGTCACGCCCGAGCGTTCGGCCGCCGCCTCGGCCTGCTCACGCAGAGTCTCCGGCCCGGCATCGCGGGCCAGGAAAAGCGAGATCTGCGGCGCCCCGTCTTCCCAGCCGCCGGCCACGCGCTCGGCATTTTCCAGACTGAGCATGAAGGCCGCCGGCAGCGCCAGGGCGATCCCCACCACGGCGCTGGTCAGCAGGCTGTGCAGGGGCGCCCCCTGGGTCCGCTGCAGCGCCGCCGTCAACGCCTGAGCATGGCGAAACAGATAGAGCAAGGGGCCCGCCAGCAGCTGTGCGCCGGCACCGGCGTCACTGCGCCGGCTGGCACGCACCGCCTTGCGCTGCGCGCGTGCCTCGGCCCGGCTCTGGCGACGCCGGGGCGTCGCCCCGCGCTCTGGACGACGCGCCATCAGGCTGCCTCGCGGGCCGGCCGGTCACCGACCAGCTCGCCCTGGCGCAGGGTCAGGGTGCGGCGGCCGAGGCGCTCGACCAGCTCCAGGTCGTGGCTGGCGATCAGCACCGTGGTGCCGATGCTCACGAACGAGGTAAACAACCGCATGATCTCCTCGGAGAGTCCCGGGTCCAGATTGCCGGTGGGCTCGTCGGCCAGCAGCACCGGGGGCCGGTTGACCACCGCGCGGGCGATGCCCACCCGCTGCTGTTCGCCACCGGAGAGGGCTTCAGGAGCGCTCGACTCCTTGTGCAGGAGGCCGACCTTATCCAGGGCCGCCCGGACCCGGCGCGCCGCCTCGCGGCGGGGCACGCCCGCGATCTCCAGGGGCAGGGCGACGTTGCCGAAGACGCTGCGGTCGGCCAACAGACGGTGATCCTGAAAGGTGACCCCGACCCGCTGGCGCAGCAGCGGGATCCTGCGCCGGGGCAGCTGGCCCACATCGACGCCGGCGACCACCACCCGTCCTCCGCTGGGCTGCTCCAGGCGGGGGATCAGGCGCAGCAAGGTGCTCTTGCCAGCGCCGGAGTGACCGGTGATGAAGACCAGCTCCCCCTGCCCGATCTCCAGGCTGACGCCGCGCAAGCCGTCCTGGCCAGCGCGCGGGTAGCGCTTGCTGACCCGGTCGAAGTGGATCATTCCGCGGTCAGCGCCTCCGCAAAATCGGCCGCGCGGAAGGTGCGCAGGTCCTCAACCCTCTCGCCGACGCCGATATAGCGCACCGGCACCTGCAGCCGCTCGGCCAGCGCCAGCAGCACGCCACCGCGGGCGGTACCGTCCAGCTTGGTCACGGCCAGGCCGGTGACATCCACCGCCCGGCCGAACTGCTCGGCCTGGGCCAGGGCGTTCTGGCCATTCCCGCCGTCGAGGACCAACAGGGTCTCGTGGGGCGCCTCATTGTCCTGACGGCCGAGCACGCGGCGGATCTTGCGCAGCTCCTCCATCAGGTTGTCCTGGGTGTGCAGGCGACCGGCGGTGTCGGCGATGAGCACATCCACACCCCGGGCCCGCGCCGCCTGGTGGGCGTCGTAGACCACGGAGGCCGGATCCGAGCCGGTGGGCTGGGCGATGACCGGGCAGCCAACCCGCTCGCCCCACTGCTGGAGCTGATCCACCGCAGCAGCCCGGAAGGTATCCCCGGCGGCGACCATCACCGACTGCCCCTCGCTCTGGAAGCGGGCCGCCAGCTTGCCGATGGTGGTGGTCTTGCCGGCGCCGTTGACCCCGACCGTGAGGATGACGTAAGGGCGCTTGGCCGGATCGACCTGCAGCGGCTGCTCCACCGGCTGAAGCACCTTGACGATCTCGCCGCGCAGGGCCTCGAGCACCGTCTCGCCGGAGCCACCCGCGGAGCCGCCGAGGCGCTCGACCAGCCCATCGAGCACCTTCTGCGTCGCCTCCATGCCCACGTCGGCCTGGAGCAGCCGCATCTCGAGTTCCTCGAGCAGTTCGTCGTCGAGTTCACGGCGGCCGACGAACAGCGTCGCAAGCCCTTCGGTGAGCCCGCTGCGGGTGCGCCGCAGCCCGTTGCGCAGCCGCCCCATCAACCCGGGGCGCTTCTCGGTCTTCTCGCTTTCGCTCATGGCCTTCGGCACGATTGTGGTCTCAGGGATGCCGCGGGGTTCGATGGGCAACGGCCGCCCGCGACTTGTGCTGTCGGGTATCCTACCATTGGATCGGAACCCGGCGGCGACCCGACCCAGAGGAGCCATGGCCCCGCTCAGACTGCTCACCACCCTCCTACTCTTCGGCCTGGCGTCCGCCGCGGCGGCGGACCGGATCCACCACCACGAGCTGGACAACGGCCTGACCGTCCTTGTTCAGGAGGACCACCGCGGCGGCGTGGTCGCCTCGATGCTCTGGTATCACGTCGGCTCCGGACACGAGCATCGACCGATCACCGGCATCTCCCACGCCGTCGAACACATGATGTTCAAGGGCACTGAGGTGCGCGGGACCGGCGAGTTTGCACGTCTAATCGCCCGCGAGGGCGGGCGGACCAACGCCTTCACCGCCCGCGACTTCACCGGCTACTTCCAGCTGCTGGCCGCCGACCGCCTGGAGCTGGCCCTGGAGCTCGAGGCCGAGCGCATGCACCGGCTGGTCTTCGACTCCGAGGAGTTCCAGCGCGAGATGCAGGTCATCCATGAGGAGCGCCGCCAGCGCGTGGACGACCCGCCCGAGGCCCGGGCCTTCGAGCGCTTCACCGCCACCGCGCACATGGCCAGCCCGTATCGCCACCCGATCATCGGCTGGCGCAAGGACCTGGACCGCCTGCGTCTCGAGGAGCTCGAGGCCTGGTATCAGCGTTGGTACACGCCGGGCAACGCCACCCTGGTGGTGGTCGGTGCCGTGGAACCCGAGCGGGTCTTCGAGCTGGCCGAGCGCCACTTCGGCGCGGTCCCCGCGGGCGAGGTCGAGCCGCCGCCGGAAGGGCGCGAGATCGCGACCGGCCCCGGTGAGCGGCGCATCGAGGTGCGCTTCGAGGATGCCCGCGTGCCGCTGCTCTTCCTCGGCTACAACGTCCCCTCGCTGGCCACGGCGGCCGAGCCCAGCGACGCCTACGCCCTGCTGCTCGCCGCCGAGCTGCTCGATGGCGGACGCTCCGCCCGGCTGCCCGAGGAACTGGTGCGCGGCCCCGGCCTGGCGACCAGCGCCTCAGTCGGCTACTCCCCGGTAGCACGCCTCGACACGCTGTTCTCGCTGGTGGCGAGGCCGTCCGAGGGCCACGACCTGGACGAGCTGGAATCCGCCCTGCGCGAGCAGGTTCGCCGGCTCCGCGACGATCCGGTGGAGGACTCGGAACTCGAGCGCGCCATCACCCGCCTGCTCGCGGCCGAGGTCTACGCCCAAGACGCCCCCATGGGGCGCGCCCAGCGCCTGGGCCGACTGGCCAGCACCGGGATCGGCTGGGAGGAGGCGCAGCGCTTCGAGGAGCGGGTGCGCGCGGTCACGCCGGAGGACATCCAGCGCGTCGCCCGCACCTACCTAGAACCGGAACGGCTCACCGTGGGCCGCCTGCTGCCCGGCGAGGAGGAGTGATGCGTCTGCTGGATCGATTGCGCGCCGCTGCCGTGGCCGCCACCACCCTGCTGGCCGTCCCCGCGCAGGCCGATCCGTTCGGACCTGAGGTGCAACGCTGGGACGGCCGCGAGGGGGCTGCCGTCTACTTCATCGAAGCCCGCGAACTCCCGATGGTGGACGTCCGGGTGATCCTTGACGCCGGCAGTGCCCGCGACCGCGGCACACCGGGCCTGGCCGGGCTCACCGCGCGCACCCTGGACCAGGGGGCCGGCGACATGGACGCCGGCGAACTGGCCCGCCGCCTGGAGGATGTCGGCGCGCGGCTGAACACCTCCGCCGGCCGCCACCAGGCCGAGGTCCATCTGCGCAGCCTCTCCGAAAGCGCTGCCCTGGACGCCTCAACGGAGCTGCTCGAGCAAGTGCTCGGCGCGCCGAGCTTCGACGACGCCGCCGTCGAGCGGGAGCGCAGGCGCATGCAGCAGGCCCTGCGGGCCGAGCGGCAGTCGGCCTCGCGCATCGCCCTGCGCTCGCTCTACGCGGCCATGTACGGCGATCACCCCTACGCCACTCCGGCCTCGGGCACCGAGGCGGGGCTGGACAGCCTGGACGCGGCGCGCGTGGCGGCCTTCCACGCGGAGCACTACGTCGCCGCCAACGCCAGCGTTGCCATCGTTGGTGATCTCGACCGCGAGGAGGCCGAAGCGCTGGCCGCCCGGCTCCTCGGCGCCATGGAGGCCGGCGAACCCGCGCCCTCGCTACCCGCCCCCCCGAGCGAGCCGAAAGAGACGGAGGTCCGCATCGACTTCCCCGCCTCGCAGACCGCGCTGATGATGGGCCTGCCCGCCATCGCCCGCGGCGAGGAGGAGCTGGAGTACCCGCTGCGGGTTGCCAATCACGTCCTCGGCGGCGGGGGCCTGGTCTCGCGGCTCTACCAGAGCATGCGCGAAGAGCGCGGCCTCTCCTACGCCTCTTCCTCGAGTCTCAACATCATGCCGCAGCGTGGCCCGTGGCTGATCCGTTCCACCGTCGAGGCTGGCCGCAGCGAGGAGGCCCTGGAGGTGCTGCGCGGGGAGATCGAGCGCCTGGCCCGGGACGGGCTGGACAGCGAGGAGATCGACGCGGCGGTGCGCCATCTAACCGGCGCCTTCCCGCTGAGCGTGGCGAACAACTCGGCCCTGGCCGGGCAGCTCAGCGTCCTGGCGGCCAACCGCCTGCCCGCCGATCACCTGGCGCGCTACATCCCGCGCATGGAGGCCGTCGATGAGCAGGCAATCCGCCGGGCCCTGGACGAGCGGCTGGACCTGGCGCGGATGGTCACCGTCCTGGTCGGCCCGGGGGTGGAGGACGCCGACGTGGAGATGGATCCGCCGTGAGCCGCCGACGCGGGAGCGAGCTGCGCATCATCGCCGGGCAGTGGCGGGGCCGACGCCTTCCGATCCCGGCCCAGGCCGGGGTCCGGCCGACCGGCGACCGGGTCCGCGAGACGCTGTTCAACTGGCTCGCGCCGATGCTGCCGGGGGCGCGCTGCTTGGACCTGTTCGCCGGCACCGGGGCACTGGGCCTGGAGGCGTTGTCGCGTGGCGCCGCCGAGGTGGTCCTGGTCGAGCGTGACCGGCGCATCGCCGACGGCTTGCGGGGCAACCTCACCACCCTGGCGGCGACGGGCGCCCGCATCGAGGTGGCCGACGGCGCCGACTACCTGCAGGGGCCTCCTGCAGCGCCCTTTGAGATCGTCTTCCTGGATCCGCCCTACGGCAGCGGGCTTCTGGAGGTGTGTTGCCAGCGGCTAGCCACGGCGGGATGGCTGACGCCCGGGGCGCAGATCTATATTGAAGACGATCGGAATGCGCCGACACCGGAACTGCCCGCCAGCTGGTCCGTGCACCGGGAAGGCCAGGCCGGACGCTGCCGCTTTCGGCTGCTGCGCGCGGACGGAACCAACCGAGATGAGGACTGAGGAGCCATTGATGGGCGTAACCGCCATCTACCCGGGGACCTTCGACCCGATCACCCACGGGCACACCGATCTGATCCAGCGCGGGGCGCGACTGTTCGACCGCCTGATCGTCGGCGTTGCCGCCAACCCCAGCCCCTCGAAGACCCCCACCTTCGCCGTGGAGGAACGCCTGGAGCTGGCCCGCACCGCGTTGGCCGGCGTCGACAATGTCCAGGTGGAGGCCTTCACCTCCCTGCTGGTGGACTTCGTAGCGCACCACGAGGCACAAGTCATCGTCCGGGGCCTGCGGGCCGTCTCCGATTTCGAATACGAGTTCCAGCTGGCAAGCATGAACCGCCAGCTGCGCGCCGACGTCGAGACTGTCTTCCTCACCCCGGCGGAGCAGTACGCGTTCATCTCCTCGAGCCTGGTCCGTGAGGTCGCCGCCCTGGGCGGCGATGTCTCGCGCTTCGTCCACCCGGCCGTGGCGGAGGCGCTGCGCCTGCGCGTCCGCCGCGTTCCCTGACCCGCACCCCGCGAAAAGGAGGGCGCCATGGCCTGGTCGTGGTTCAAGCCGCTGGTCTACGACAACAGCGTGCTCGAGGCGGCACAGCTGCTGCAGATCTCCGAGTACGACTTCTTCGCCCTCGCCCACTGGCACCAGTTCCGGCGCATTGCCAGGCGCGAGGACCTGGACCGTCTCTTCGGGCTGTACATGCGCGACCAGGACCGCACCCCACCGTGGGCGCGGGAACTGGCCCGGGAGATCATCGCCCGGGCCGACGAAGGGACCCTCGACCCACGGGACTACGGCGTCCGGGCCCCGGTCCCCAAGCTCGACGACCTGTTCCGGATGCTGCGCGACGTGTTCATCATCCTGCTGTTCATGACCCTGTTCGCCATCGGCCTGTGGCTGGGGCAGCCGGCGCTCTGAGCACGCTCAGCGCTGGCAGCGGGGGCAAAACCAGGTCCCGCGCTGCGCCACCCGGAGCTGGCGCAGCGCACTGGCGCAGGACGGGCAGCTGGAGCCGCCGTAGACCGACAGATCGACGGCGAAATACCCCGGCCGCCCCGCGCCGTCGGTGAAGTCGCGCAGGGTGGTGCCACCGGCCGCCAGCGCCGCCTCCAGAACCTCCCGCACGGCCCCGGCCAGGCGCTCGTACCGCACCCGCGCGATGCGCCCGGCGGCGCGATCCGGGCGGATCCCGGCACGAAAGAGCGCCTCGTTGGCGTAGATGTTCCCGACCCCGACCACCACGGTGGCATCCATCAGGAAGGCCTTCACCGCCACCCGGCGCCCCCGGGCGGCGCGGTGCAGATACGCGCCGTCGAACGCCGGCCCCAACGGTTCGGGCCCCAGGCGGGAGAGCAGCCGATGGGCCTCGGGGTCGCCCTCGCCGAGGAGCAGGCAGCCGAAACGCCGCGGGTCGGTCAGCCGCAGGGCGCGGCCGTCGTCGAGCACCAGATCGACGTGGTCATGCCGCCCGGGCGCATCGGTCGCCGCCACCAAGCGCAGGCTCCCGGACATGCCCAAGTGCAGCAGCAGCCAGGCGCCACCGGCGAGGCGGATGAGCAGGTACTTGGCGCGGCGTTCCAGGGCCACCACCGGCTCGCCGGCAACAGCGGCCTCCAGCCCGGCCGGGACGGGATAGCGCAACCGCGGCTGGCGCACCACGACGCGCTGCAGCGCCCGTCCGACCAGGTGCTCCTCCAGGCCACGGCGGATGGTCTCCACCTCGGGCAGCTCAGGCACGCGGCGTCCCCACCCGAATCACGACGACGACGGCGAGCCGCGCCGCCGCGGCGGGAGTCGATCGGCGCGCTCGGCCCGGGAGAGAT of the Halorhodospira halophila genome contains:
- a CDS encoding M16 family metallopeptidase; translated protein: MAPLRLLTTLLLFGLASAAAADRIHHHELDNGLTVLVQEDHRGGVVASMLWYHVGSGHEHRPITGISHAVEHMMFKGTEVRGTGEFARLIAREGGRTNAFTARDFTGYFQLLAADRLELALELEAERMHRLVFDSEEFQREMQVIHEERRQRVDDPPEARAFERFTATAHMASPYRHPIIGWRKDLDRLRLEELEAWYQRWYTPGNATLVVVGAVEPERVFELAERHFGAVPAGEVEPPPEGREIATGPGERRIEVRFEDARVPLLFLGYNVPSLATAAEPSDAYALLLAAELLDGGRSARLPEELVRGPGLATSASVGYSPVARLDTLFSLVARPSEGHDLDELESALREQVRRLRDDPVEDSELERAITRLLAAEVYAQDAPMGRAQRLGRLASTGIGWEEAQRFEERVRAVTPEDIQRVARTYLEPERLTVGRLLPGEEE
- a CDS encoding M16 family metallopeptidase, yielding MRLLDRLRAAAVAATTLLAVPAQADPFGPEVQRWDGREGAAVYFIEARELPMVDVRVILDAGSARDRGTPGLAGLTARTLDQGAGDMDAGELARRLEDVGARLNTSAGRHQAEVHLRSLSESAALDASTELLEQVLGAPSFDDAAVERERRRMQQALRAERQSASRIALRSLYAAMYGDHPYATPASGTEAGLDSLDAARVAAFHAEHYVAANASVAIVGDLDREEAEALAARLLGAMEAGEPAPSLPAPPSEPKETEVRIDFPASQTALMMGLPAIARGEEELEYPLRVANHVLGGGGLVSRLYQSMREERGLSYASSSSLNIMPQRGPWLIRSTVEAGRSEEALEVLRGEIERLARDGLDSEEIDAAVRHLTGAFPLSVANNSALAGQLSVLAANRLPADHLARYIPRMEAVDEQAIRRALDERLDLARMVTVLVGPGVEDADVEMDPP
- the rsmD gene encoding 16S rRNA (guanine(966)-N(2))-methyltransferase RsmD, producing the protein MSRRRGSELRIIAGQWRGRRLPIPAQAGVRPTGDRVRETLFNWLAPMLPGARCLDLFAGTGALGLEALSRGAAEVVLVERDRRIADGLRGNLTTLAATGARIEVADGADYLQGPPAAPFEIVFLDPPYGSGLLEVCCQRLATAGWLTPGAQIYIEDDRNAPTPELPASWSVHREGQAGRCRFRLLRADGTNRDED
- the coaD gene encoding pantetheine-phosphate adenylyltransferase, translating into MGVTAIYPGTFDPITHGHTDLIQRGARLFDRLIVGVAANPSPSKTPTFAVEERLELARTALAGVDNVQVEAFTSLLVDFVAHHEAQVIVRGLRAVSDFEYEFQLASMNRQLRADVETVFLTPAEQYAFISSSLVREVAALGGDVSRFVHPAVAEALRLRVRRVP
- the mutM gene encoding bifunctional DNA-formamidopyrimidine glycosylase/DNA-(apurinic or apyrimidinic site) lyase — its product is MPELPEVETIRRGLEEHLVGRALQRVVVRQPRLRYPVPAGLEAAVAGEPVVALERRAKYLLIRLAGGAWLLLHLGMSGSLRLVAATDAPGRHDHVDLVLDDGRALRLTDPRRFGCLLLGEGDPEAHRLLSRLGPEPLGPAFDGAYLHRAARGRRVAVKAFLMDATVVVGVGNIYANEALFRAGIRPDRAAGRIARVRYERLAGAVREVLEAALAAGGTTLRDFTDGAGRPGYFAVDLSVYGGSSCPSCASALRQLRVAQRGTWFCPRCQR